ACCACTAGGCTATGTTCTTGAATCAGTTCTCAGTTCCAACAACCGATGCTTCATTGTTGTTTGAAGATTTTACATTTTTCGCAGTAGACATATGCACAGGTGGAGGCAAAAGCTCTTCTTGAATGGCCTGAGACATAGGTTAATAAGGTAAGCAAAATATCTCATGACAAAGACCAAACCTTCAGGACAGAGCCTAGTCGGAAACAATGTAGTCTATCTAGAAAAATAAACATCTGAAAACATACAAAAGAGATCATACTGGTTctacatagagagagagatgtaacATACCAACCAACCATTCTTCCCTCTAACACCTCCCCTGATATAATAAGTCTCTTTGAAGCCATTCTCGATCAGCAATTCAGCCACTTTCGACGAGTTACCATCAAAACTGCCTTCCACATCAAATGTAAAACATATGAGAGAGaactctcaactctcaagaCAACAACACACAGAGCAATGTCCAATTTTGttaaagtttgaagcttttgtTTATACTTACTTGTCAAGAACACATACAACTGTGTTTTCAGGGTCCGAGAAGATTCCTTTAACTCTCTTCAAGAACCCTTCCTCATCACTCTCACTAAACGGAACCTGAACTGAACTCTTACCAAGAAACTTAAGATTCGGTGAGGCCAATAAAGCGAGAGTCTTGTCATCTCTAATATCCAAAAGCTGCGAATCAGGTTCGGTCTTGAGCTTACGAAACGCGTTCACGGCGGATATTGGTTTATACTTCCTCAAGTAAAAAATCACAGCCGGGTACACCACAAGGTACATGAAAGTGCATCCCGCTACGAAAAATGGGTACTTGTTGAAGAAATTGTCAATGGTGACCAAGACTGACTCCAAATCGATTTTACCGGTAGGTGGGTCTGAGATTGTGTCCAAGGAGTCAGATGCGAGAACAGGGGATGTGAGGATGAGTTGGGAGATGGTAAGGGAGAGATGGGTTTTGTTGGATAAGTTTCGGAGTTGTTTTGGTGAATTTAGAATGGGATTTGGGAAttgagaagttgaagaagaaggtttggTTAGGTTTCNNNNNNNNNNNNNNNNNNNNNNNNNNNNNNNNNNNNNNNNNNNNNNNNNNNNNNNNNNNNNNNNNNNNNNNNNNNNNNNNNNNNNNNNNNNNNNNNNNNNNNNNNNNNNNNNNNNNNNNNNNNNNNNNNNNNNNNNNNNNNNNNNNNNNNNNNNNNNNNNNNNNNNNNNNNNNNNNNNNNNNNNNNNNNNNNNNNNNNNNNNNNNNNNNNNNNNNNNNNNNNNNNNNNNNNNNNNNNNNNNNNNNNNNNNNNNNNNNNNNNNNNNNNNNNNNNNNNNNNNNNNNNNNNNNNNNNNNNNNNNNNNNNNNNNNNNNNNataattaaaaaaaaaaaaaaaaagagaataaatttgtttttttttaataaaatttatatgaactTTACATACATTacttacccaaaaaaaagtaactattttgttattttaaaatgtttttaaatggacaaaaaaaactaatttgatttcatatcttattatttaccttaaataaaccatatactCATAATATTCATTTTAACAAATCCAATATAATACACATAAACATATcgtattatattttaataaaatttaaacaagtGGAGTTATAGCCCATCAgactttaaaaaagaaaagttatacAATTTACTACCAAAAATAACATCTTTACATCTTTACATCGTTGTTTTCAAATAAAGAATTTCaactgttttattttctaagcTAATTTCAATTACTATTTCTATTTCATTACGATTTGGAGTTGAGGTTTGGAACTTTGGTCGACTCATTGAGAAAAAAACCGAAAAGACAGTGTTGACcagttgatattttttcttaagtattagcagaaaaacaaatttacactTGTCCCTGACTGTTTCATACGGAGTGTTTGCAAGTGCGGTTGCAGGAAATTGTTGCAAGAAATTGTGAAAGCTGGCAGTTGCGGTTTCAAACATTATTAAGTGTTTTGAAtgatttgtttaatgttttaaaatgagTGTGTTTGCGGGAGTTTTATGACTGGCTGACCAACATGTGCACTAGcgtttaaaacataataaatataatatataattacatttaactttattaaacttgatttatatttaaaaaatcataaaagtactaaaataatgattcaaaaaacaaatctatttcatattgaaatacttattactttatgcatttgagTTTTCACCAAAACTTTTATCAAGTAATATGATAAATAACATTACATATGCTTTagattgtagattttttttattagatttcaCATACTCAATAAGTTCCTCGCATTGAATCTCAAGGTCAAGGTAAATTAGTTATGAAAGACCAGTGTTACTGATGTTTggaagaaacatattttttattttctcgaCTCTCATATAACGACTTTTGTTTTGCAGTTTTGTGGGGCTGCagttgcatcggtaggaatgATCAAGCAAGAGCTGAGAAGATtcattggtgatttgttttaatatttttaacaaagaatcttattttcttaaacttctcatgaatgttatatttatttagattttttttaacctatgtgcgatgtgccattaactttacatcaagttttccgggttTTTGTATGTAAAGTTGGCCAAAGTTtggttgaaatttttatttggacagTGTTTGTAACtgtcttatcttcttcttaagTAGAGATCTTGATTTTCTTCTTAAGTATAAATCTTAgttgaaatcttattttcttgtaattgtttattttctaatctcCTCGATCATATctgtacttcattttctctcatccttagTGTGGGTACAATGGTTaggtagaaaatatataaaaaaataaattcagtatggtgatttgattttggtctttttcaaaaaaaaaaaatttcaatcgGAATCGTCCGCAACCACAAACTCTTCCAGGAAGCAGCTTTTGTAATTCAATGGTTTCAAgcggttgggagcgattgggagcagtttgtgtgattggtaccaatcgctagcaaccacTACCACCCGAAAACGCAGcatttgcgggaggtagcgggaAAACCAATCAACAAAGAAATCTCCATTTAGAGGAATTATGTtagctatttttgttttttctctccaGAAATGGTATGTGATTGGAATGTTACCATACTGCCTCTATTGTTGGGTTGGGGCGGGCAATTATACTTCATCTCCTGAAGGAACTTAAAGAAGATTGAGACTTTGATATTATAAACTTGTTTCTCAATGGTTTACACAATGTTGTTACAATGTATTATATAGAGTCTTAGGAACAATCTAGACTCCTCTAGGGTTTTCCCATCCTTATCCTACTAGGACAGCTAGTCTAACATATTCTGCACATAAGGTTAGAAGTGGTTGGAATCTTGAACCCTGCTGTACTATTTCCTTCTTCTCCGTTCTAACGTCTCTTTCTTGTGCAGGGAGCTTTGACTTCTTATGTGGAGGGCTTGATGGACCTTCTTCAGTTTGGGTCTTTTCTAGTGGTCGGCCCAACTTGGGTTTATTACTTTCATTCCCCCTCAAACGCAGGGCGGGTGATGTTCCCACTCCTAATCTGTGTCGAAGCTGTTCGAACTCCCTCTTTGGACATGATTTGGTGAATATATCTGCAAGCATCAGAGTAGCAGAAATATGTCGTGTCTCAATCAAGCCAAGGGCAACTTGTTCTCGTATGTAATGGTAGTCTATGTCAAAGCTTTTTGAGCGATTATGGAGAGCTGGATTGGTACTGAGATAGACGGCTGATAGGTTGTCACATTGCAGTAGTGTAGCATGGGATTGATAGATGCCAAGATCTCTGAGAAGGAAGGAAAGCCAGGTCAGTTCTTGTGCTGCAGCGGTAAGTGCTCTATACTCTGCTTCCGTAGAAGAGTTTGACACCGTTTCCTGTCGTTTGGCAGACCATGAGATCAGATTTGGTCCAAGTAAGGTGCAAAAGCCTGAGGTTGATCGTCTAGTGATCTTGCATCCGCCCCAATCACTATCACAATAGGCAGATAGAGAAATATTTGCATCTCGTCGTATGTGGAGGCCCATATTGATAGTGCCCTTGAGATACCGTAGAATGCGTTTGAGTAGACCAAAGTCTGATACTGTTGGGGCGTGCATACGCTGACAGACAAAATTGACGGTGAACTGAATATCATGTCGGGTTATGGTCAGGTATTAAAGTTTTCCAGCGAGGCTTCTGAAGTAAGTCGGTTCTGCAAACAGTTCTGAGTTGAGTTGTGTAAGTTGTTGCGGAAGTGGTGTTGGCATGGGGTTGCAGTTGCTCATAGCAGCTTGATGAAGAATATCTGACGCATAGGCAGTTTGATGAAGAAACATGCCATTGGAGTGTGTCTCAAATTCGTTGCCAAGAAAGTATTTCGGTGGACCAAGGTCTTTCATCGAGAATCGCTGATTCAATGCTTCCAGTAGTTCAGTGAGGAGACTTTGGTTACTACCTGTAAGaagaatatcatcaacatataataAGAGCACCAAGGAGTCTCCATTTCGACGGTATGTAAACAGAGAGGGATCAGATTTTCTGCAATAAAAGCCAAACGATCAAGAAATTGTTGAAGGTGTCAAACCAAGCTCTTGGGGCTTGTTTGAGGCCGTAAAGAGCCTTGGTGAGACAACAAACATGAGTTGGTTTTCCCTGATCAATGAAACCATTTGGCTGATACATGAAGACTGGTTCCTGGAGTTCTCCATGAAGGAAGGCATTGGAGACATCTAGTTGTTTGATGATCCAACCTTTAGCAGTAGCAACATCAAGAACAATTCTGATTGTAGCTGTTCTTACTACAGGACTGTAAGTTTCTAGGTAGTCAACaccttcttcttgttcaaaCCCTTTAGCGACCAGTCTTGCTTTGAGCTTGTCTACAAAGCCATCCGGTTTTAACTTAGTTTTGAACACCCATTTGGATTGCAAAATGTTCATGTCTTCACTCGGTGGTACTAGATCCCATGTATGAAGCATGTGAATTCTCCCCATTTCATCAAGAACAGCCTGGTTCCATCTAGGATGTGCCATCGCAGCTTCAAGACTTGTGGGTTCTGCAGTCGCATATCTGGAGGTAAGCAGAACGTAACGAGGATTGGGTTTGGAAATCCCATCTTTACCTCTTGTTATCATGGGATGAGTGTTTTCTTGGACCACCGATAAGGAAATTGCTTCATTATCACTGAGTTCTTGGACCACAGGTTGAAGTTCTTCTGCATCCTCACTGTTTACAGGGGCAGAATCAGTAGAAACAGTAGCAACAGTGTCATATGTGAGATCGACAGCGGAATGTCGTTTTGGTGTTCACTTTCAGTCCCTGTGTTGGTGGTGTCGTCATTACTACCGATGTCACTTGGAGTGGCAGGGGTGTCGTTTGCTTCTTGGAAGAGCGATGGTGATGACGAACAGGGAGGAGGAGTTAATGGGGTTGGAACCGCAGACGGTGTTGGGGATGTGGTCACGGATACACCAGTTTGCCAAGCCTTGAGGAGGGTGGTATGATAGCTTGGAACAAAAGACTTGTACTGTTGCTGAAACGGGAGACATTcttcatcaaacacaacatgcCTCGAAATATATAGGCGACCAGTTGGTGGAAACAAGCATCGATAGCCTTTGTATTGGTACTATAGCCGAGAAACACACACTACAGAGAGCGAGGATCAAACTTGTTTTGCGCTAGAGGACGAAGACAAGGATAACAAGCGGACCCAAACACCCGGAGCATGGAATATTTCGGTTTCTTGTTGAACAGAGTCTCAAAAGGGCTCTTATTGTCAAGAACACTCGAGGGAAGCAGGTTACTGACAAACACTGCAGAGGAGAATGCTTCAACCCAATGATGGAGTGAGGTGTGGCTGTGAAACAGCATGGAGAGGCCAAGCTCCACTATGTGTCTGTGCTTCCTCTAAGCCACCCCATTTTGCTGAGGGGTATAAGGGCAAGAGATGCGATGAGCAATCCCATTAGCCCTGAGATAAGTTTTAAGCTGAGTACTCGTAAATTCACCCCCACCATCactttgaaaaactttgatTTTAGTGTTAAATTGATTCTCGACGTGCTTTTGAAAGGTtttgaaggaggagaagaactCGGATTTGGCTTTTAAAGGGAAGAACCAAGTAAAGCGAGAGTAGTCATCAACAAATTCCGCATAAAACTTGAATCCTTGATTAGAAATAGTTGGTGAAGGTCCCCATAAATCACAATGAATTCGATCTAATGGATGCAACACACGAGAATCAGAAggtaaaaattttaatctagAGTTTTTCCCCATCTGGCAAGGCTCACACATGGGAGAAGATCTGCTCTTATTGATTTGAATTTCCTTGCAGGTACTCAGTAGCTGAAGAATCTGAAAGTTTGAATGCCCCAAGACGGTGATGCCAAACAGCTTCAGAAGCGGCATTTTGACGGTTAGAAAAGTAGGCTGCAAACTCCAGATTCTTCAACACATAAAGACCATCACTTCTTGGACCCTTTACAACCACTTTCTGATTTTTTATATCAATCACATAGACATTAGTGGAATCAAAGTAAACTCCACATGGATAATCATCACAGAGTTTGGAAACTGATAAGAGAGATTTTTTCATTTCAGGGCAAACTAAAACCTCATTTAGTGGGATTATACCTGCAGGAGTAGTGATGGCGACAGAGCCAAGATGAGTGATTGGGAGATAGGCACCATCACCTACCAAAACCGCATCATTACCTTCGTATGGAGAGGCAGAATGAAGATTGGCCGGTGTAGAGGTGATGTGAGCAGTGGCTCCGGAGTCTGTAACCCACTCACTACCGTCAGTGACATGGAGAGAGTGGAAAGCTTGGGCTACATCGCCACCTTGGTAGTTGTTGTTGAACCGATTGTAGCAGTTGGCAACTGTATGACCAATCTTGCCACATATCTGACAGGTTGGACGTTCACCATTGTTAGTTGGTGCAGATTGATGTTGAGTAAAGCCACGACCTCTGGAGGAGAAGCCCCCACGACCTTTGTTTGAACCTCTGCCACGACCTCGATAGCTGCCTCTGTTGTTGTTACCAAACGAAGCTTGGAAAGCAACGTGGAGAGAAACAGAGTCTGTAGTCTCATAAGACCAAAGCTTAACATCAAATCCCTCAACTTCAGAGACGACATCAGCAAACGTTGGGGGTGCCAGTTTCCCGAGAGAACTCTGAATCACTGTTGTGATGGGATCGTAGTCACGCCCGAGACCGTTGAGAAACTGAAAAATCTTCATAGAGTCATCTATAGGTTTGCCAATGGAGCTCAGGGCATCACAGATTGAGATGAACTCACGACTGTAGGCAGCAAAGGTCAAGTCTTTCTTCTCCAAAACCCATAAGTTACGACGAAGGGCAAATTCTCTAGAGATACTACTCTTGTTGAAGTTCTCAGCTAAGGACACCCAAACATCTCTAGAGGTAGAGAGAGTATGGACGTACCCGAGAACCTCTTCGGACAGAGTGCCAAAAAGCTAGGAGCGGATTAGTTGGTCTGTGCAGAACCATGACTCGAAACGAGGGTTGGGAACCTCCGTAACAGACTCTCCAGTGCGAGTTGTGGTGAAACGTGGTGGAGCTGTGACGGCACCATTCACGAAACCGATGAGTTTCTGACACGACAAGAGGGATTCAAATTATGTCTTCCAAAGAAGATAGATGTTGTTGGTAAGTTTAATGGTGACAGTACTAGAGACATGAATGCTGTCTGGAAAAGGATAGGAATCGGCCATTGAAACACCTGTTAAGGCTacaatggctctgataccatgaaggAACTTAAAGAAGATTGAGACTTTGATATTATAAACTTGTTTCTCAATGGTTTACACAATGTATTATATAGAGTCTTAGGAACAATCTAGACTCCTCTAGGGTTTTCCCATCCTTATCCTACTAGGACAGCTAGTCTAACCTATTCTGCACATAAGATTAGAAGTGGTTGGAATCTTGAACCCTGCTGTACTATTTCCTTCTTCTCTGTTCTAACGTCTCTTTCTTGTGCAAGGAGCTTTGACTTCTTATGTGGAGGGCTTGATGGACCTTCTTCAGTTTGGGCCTTTTCTAGTGGTCGGCCCAACTTGGGTTTATTACTTTCAGAGGTAACGAGACAAAGGTTCATAATGAGATGATCTCGGCACCAGGTAAGGTCATTGAAGAGATCTTGAGAACAAAACTGATACTAAATCCATGTAAGAGTCAATCTCCCTAAGTTTGTGATGGAGAGTCACAATATCCTTCTTCAGTTAGAATTTCTTTTAACTCATGCCACAACACAAACAATGGCTATATCTATCTTCTATGTTGATGCATGGTCCATTGgtaaactaaaaaccaaatttatgaaGAAAAGTTCAATTTTGCAAACACGTATCTCCTCACGTACATATGTTTTATGTCTAGCACAGACCGTTGTAGCTATAGGATAAAATATCTCAATATCTATGAGATCTGACCACTGTCGGCGATCACGACGGGATTGCAATTTGCAAGGTCCTCTCCTGGATGATAACTTTTGCAACTTCTCCTCAATATTCTTCATTACATCCAATCCTTCCACAAATTTGCCGAACATGACTTGCTCATCGTCGAGAGCTGGCGCCTCACTCATGAGGATCTGGAACAAAGATCCGTTGGATTTTGGAGCACTATTGGCCATAGAGAAGACGCCAGGACCGTCATGCTTGTGATGGAAGTTCTCATCTTCGAAAAGATCTCCATAGATCGAATCGTAGACATAAACCGTCTCGTGAATGTAATCTCCTCCATACCATAGCATAACCGAAAACTATCTTATCGGCACCTCTCTCGCCCGTACAGAAAGACCGGACGTTCTCCGTCATCTTTGGATTCATGTCGGCGAAGAGCTCAAAAACGATCTGACCAAACGCTTTACCGTCAAAGGTCATATCAAGAACACCTTAGGGTTAGACATTTCCGGAGATGGATCACAGAATCTAGGAATTTCTGGTTGATCTAACGGGAGGCaatgaatatatttatatatcatcaatAAAAGAGATACGTTTTTGCGCATGTTGTCTTTGCGAATCAAAACCTCTATGAAGAACAAGAATGACTGAAAAATTTCTATAATTGAATGAAAGAAACTGGTCTTTTATAGACCTTGAACTTACAACAGCTTTAAAGCGAAATCAACGCTACCAGTAAATGGAACAAACTCTAAACGTGTATCTAGTTGATTGCTAACAATAAGAAAGACTTATACTTATTCAAACTGAAAGCAAGAGAAGAAAActtaaattgaaaaacaaaaccaaaacagaaccaAACCGGCGTTATTCTtcagcgaaaaaaaaaaaaaaataacaacgataaaaaacaaaatgttttgcaaacaacaaaaaatagaatgttttcgcgcagaagaaaaaaaaaagaaatcaaaaaacaaaaatgtttttgcGCAGAAAAACTTGATAcagtaaatattatatttttatgacGGATAAATCTTAAAAAAGTATTTGATATAAAGATACCTACAAATATATGTCACCAAGATATTGTTAGCATATCTACACGaggaacaaaacataaaatcaaaactttagaaGTCAAAATAATcagtttagaaaataaaataaaaaaatatttgaaagtatAATTACTTCGGTATATATCAAATCTAAttgtatcaaataaaatttacgtAAAACAACTCATTCCGTCTCCCTCATTCCCCAAGTATTCAACCCTAATTTCGAGCACTATGCATCTCCCAGAGGATTTGATAGTGGAGATACTCGAGAAGGCTTCAGCAGCTTCTCTAGCACGATCAAGATGTGTATCTAAAAGATGGAAAGCTCTGATCAAAGATGTGAGATTAGCGGAGACGCGTTCTCATGCTACGGTAATCATGCTGATTGGCTTTAGGGTTTATCTAGCGAGTGTCAATCTCCACGAAAGTTACGGAAACATGGTATTGGTTACAGATCAGTTTAGGCTCAAAGATCCTTTTTCTAAATCTTCAGAAGAAGTCAAAATAAGCGACATCTTTCACTGTGACGGCTTATTGCTATGCACCACCAGAGACATTAGACTTGTTGTTTGGAATCCGTATTCACGTGAAACCAGGTGGATTCGGCAACCACGAAGCTCCTACAGGAAATCAGATTACTTTGCTCTCGGTAAAACCTCATgcaacaagtacaaaatcttgaggatgCAACAATTTGGTAAAGGTATCCCATACTTACTTAAGTCCGAAATCTATGACTTTACGTCTAGTTCGTGGAGGTTTGTTGGTAACACTAGAGACGGGTATATACAACGGTGGAAGGGCCGTGTCATGTCTGTAAATGGAAATACTTACTGGCTTGCTTCTAGTAAAGACAATAATGTGGATTTCTTACAAAGTTTTGATTATTCAACAGAGAGTTTCAGAAGTGCGTCTCTTCCCGAGGATCATCATTCTTATCAAGTTTGCAGCTTATCAGTGAcaagagaagaacaacaactttgtttttttactaaGGTAGAGCGGCGTATAAATGTGTGGATTGCAACTAAGATTGAGAGTAACGGCGCTGCGTCATGGATCAAGTTACTATCCGTTGCTTTAGCCTGTATCCACCAGCCTTTTGTCCTTTGTAGTGCGATGAATTTCTTGGTCGACAAGGAGAACAAAGTTTTAGTGTGTCGCGGAAAAAATGGGGTCTCCAACAAGTTCTTACACATTTTGGGAGAAAATAAATCCATACAAGTGCATCATCACGATGCCAAATCTGAATGCTCACTTCTTGTCAATTATGTTCCATCTTTGGTTCAAATTCAACAAGGTTCTttgaagaaaaggtaaaaaaaaaaagtaccggAGCAAGTAGTGATTTACACAATGGTCACACTAATTTATGCATTCTATCCAACTCTTGAGATTTTAAACGTTATTTACGTATTGCTAATTTATATAACGTGTTTCCAAACGATGTTTTCAGATTTTATTCCTGCCAATCGAATAATCATGTTGGTTGTCTCTCTTATATCCTAAGACTTATACTCTAGCTTTTGTTTCAGATTGAGCGGATCATGTTCTTTTCATATGGTTTATAGAATTGTGTCTGGGGTTATATATTTGCAGTATATATTAAACTACaataatcttgtttttttatgtataaacaAAGACCAGTGACAACAGTTTACGCTTTGTGATTGATCTTGAATGATCCTAAAACTTATACTCTAGCTTTTGTTTCAGATTGAGCGGATCATGTTCTTTTCATATGGTTTGTAGAATTGTGTCTGGGGTTATATATTTGCAATATATAGCTATAGCCGTGTTCGGGATCGGTTATCTAGGATCATTTAGAGTTTATTATAGAAACTTGGACACCTCAATTAGCTGTTTCACAATGAGTGAGACATTTAGGTACTTAATTAGACTATGTTAGGGGTAGATCTTCACCCCATTCAAAGGTCCGGTCCAGAAAAGGCCCAAATAAACCTCCAAGGAAGGACatgtattttggtctttttggaGGACTAACCGACACAGTTCCCTATAAATACGGATGTACGGCGTTCGAGAAAAGGGGTTGCAGAAAAGAGGAAAGAATACGGATACGAAGTATAAATTCTCTCATTCAAAGTCTTGAATCGAAGAGCTCGCAGCTCGTATATTGTTTCTAAGTTCGATATATTAACTCGTCTAGTCCTCTTTGTAGTCCGACTTTTGTGCTCCGGCACCGATTTATAAAGAGAATTTCGATCTCCTTTTTTACCGAACTAAAcattctaattgtgaccgatcTGGACATCAACAGACTAGAAGACGAGAGTAGATTATGGTTAATCATCATCGGTTTGGGATGAGTTTCATGGCCAACCATGAAAACAAAGTTGTAATGTCTTGTAGTTTTCACACACTACTTTAATTTATGCACtatctataatctatatatacattttctaagtacatttagcaaataaatcctgaagttgccACCTATTTAAatttacaagactgccattggcattaattattaatttgtttttcattttagtaattaatattaagtttctatttttgaaaacaagatttcccatcctaataaatttccaaaacaataggaaccactctctttaacattaagtattaagtttataattgatttaattaatattaagtttctatttttgaaaacaagatttcccatcctaataaatttccaaaacaataggaaccactctctttaacattaagtattaagtttataattgatttaattaatattaagtttccaattttacaaaacaatattttctccataccCAAATTCCTAAACAACCGGCCTAACCAAGAAACGAATGGATTTTCGATCTTGGAGGAGGATCCGTGGccgagatttttgatctcaacgcattgatttctccctaaaatatatgttcaaaatcaaatataaaatatatcattcaaaaaaactaacggtatgattttaaaaggtaacaaacatatttaccattcaatttgatatcttattcaaagaattgtaataaaatatattgctTGCTCACAGATATTGCTTGctcacagatttatttttattttgtattacgtatttaaaaatagtttttactTTCACAGGtttcatatgatgagttttCACGGGCTtcccgcctagcatggcgggtttggaatatagaaccaacactaacattattagtttatctcatatatactatagatttgtaatcatagttttgaaaattaacttataaattatttagtatatgaactacaaaatattacgcatactataacacattattaatattccaaaaaaaaaattaaatacacataaaatatatactaacatactatataggcatatacctctgtttaattctaaaaaacaaaacaaatctagaattttatattctatcaaataactaatttaatgtaattaggttataaactttataaaacgtgtgaagaagaaaaaaattcttaaaaaaattctaaattaattagacaaaaagttaattaattgaaaatttgaaaactaaataaattaaaaattattatttaaaatacaataatttataatttagtcccacggtgtaccgcgggtgaaatccTAGTATTAAATAAGTTGCTACTTGCTACTCTACAATTTGTTTTGTTCCCAAAGAATATATAATTCCAGTTTATATCCAACGCAAGTCCAATATATAATGTTGGTTTTTTTTCAAACGATAGTATTTTCTGTAATCTTGAATGATTCATGATCATTAAAACTCTTCTGGTTTCTTTTATGTGAACACCACCAATCAGTGATAAAACTCTTTACCATTTGTTTCAAGTTGAGCTATATATGTCCCTTTTG
The Camelina sativa cultivar DH55 chromosome 15, Cs, whole genome shotgun sequence DNA segment above includes these coding regions:
- the LOC104748576 gene encoding rhodanese-like domain-containing protein 4A, chloroplastic, with protein sequence MYLVVYPAVIFYLRKYKPISAVNAFRKLKTEPDSQLLDIRDDKTLALLASPNLKFLGKSSVQVPFSESDEEGFLKRVKGIFSDPENTVVCVLDNFDGNSSKVAELLIENGFKETYYIRGGVRGKNGWLAIQEELLPPPVHMSTAKNVKSSNNNEASVVGTEN
- the LOC104748577 gene encoding putative F-box protein At4g10190 yields the protein MHLPEDLIVEILEKASAASLARSRCVSKRWKALIKDVRLAETRSHATVIMLIGFRVYLASVNLHESYGNMVLVTDQFRLKDPFSKSSEEVKISDIFHCDGLLLCTTRDIRLVVWNPYSRETRWIRQPRSSYRKSDYFALGKTSCNKYKILRMQQFGKGIPYLLKSEIYDFTSSSWRFVGNTRDGYIQRWKGRVMSVNGNTYWLASSKDNNVDFLQSFDYSTESFRSASLPEDHHSYQVCSLSVTREEQQLCFFTKVERRINVWIATKIESNGAASWIKLLSVALACIHQPFVLCSAMNFLVDKENKVLVCRGKNGVSNKFLHILGENKSIQVHHHDAKSECSLLVNYVPSLVQIQQGSLKKR